Proteins encoded in a region of the Veillonella parvula genome:
- a CDS encoding helix-turn-helix transcriptional regulator, with translation MEYKKIEVLLTKNGVTAYRMCKDLGLHTSSVTAWRKGDYKPSVTTLKKIADYFGVTVDYFL, from the coding sequence ATGGAATATAAAAAAATCGAGGTTCTCTTAACAAAGAACGGCGTAACAGCTTATCGAATGTGCAAAGATTTAGGCTTGCATACATCATCTGTTACAGCGTGGCGCAAAGGCGATTATAAGCCAAGCGTTACAACCCTTAAAAAAATCGCTGATTATTTTGGCGTAACAGTTGATTACTTTTTATAG